One window of Pocillopora verrucosa isolate sample1 chromosome 9, ASM3666991v2, whole genome shotgun sequence genomic DNA carries:
- the LOC131791388 gene encoding UBX domain-containing protein 11, which yields MSSPISSLKKGKRTPLDPRQAQVPFRNLEHASVELPGGSLKKDGLSKVPKSSSSTNAPSDRDLLSSMMSRLAQVEQQLKSAQAQIGEKDKKIRILEEKAKLLEKARGYNSGTITELEKKCRRLQTQVFQMEEFLADYGMVWVGDDASDSDYEVLEEPTSTPAPSSVSRQGVWNPNSSLVTSAPYDFQMDFDVVLKNIRELNILAGEGCSDVSRTKDGARLKVRDSVPLVLYSNGILMFGGPFRPYSDPVTQQCMQDIMDGYFPSELQTRYPGGVPFEVQDKRDVVFEDRRTALLFPGTGKSLAGEENAKSHRVEGHTPGQKQQSVDQFLSRLPQSVIKDGKIIDVRSGVENVIKGGERQSDIQVLDTPVLQEIKLRGAETTRPQSAGKTQVSTLRIKSETGEMTYILKMKFTDCIRDVRSHIDAARPKDAPPYEIKTSFPNRVYDDPNATLQECGLVPNATLHLLVKKV from the exons GCAAGCTCAAGTTCCATTCAGAAATTTAGAGCATGCTTCAG TTGAACTTCCTGGTGGTTCATTGAAAAAAGATGGATTGTCTAAAGTACCAAAGTCCTCAAGCTCAACAAATG CGCCATCAGACAGAGATCTTCTGAGCAGTATGATGTCACGTCTGGCTCAGGTGGAACAACAACTAAAATCTGCGCAGGCACAGATAGGAGAAAAG GATAAGAAGATTAGAATACTAGAGGAGAAAGCTAAATTGTTGGAGAAAGCTCGAG GATATAACTCTGGCACAATAACAGAGTTGGAGAAGAAGTGTAGAAGACTACAGACCCAAGTGTTTCAGATGGAG GAATTCCTTGCTGATTATGGTATGGTCTGGGTTGGAGATGACGCTAGTGACTCTGATTATGAAGTTTTAGAAGAACCAACATCCACACCTGCCCCCAGCTCAGTCAGCAGACAAGGAGTTTGGAATCCAA ACTCCTCTCTGGTTACGTCAGCACCATATGACTTTCAAATGGACTTTGAtgttgttttgaagaatatCAGGGAACTGAACATTCTGGCAGGAGAGGGCTGTAGTGATGTATCACGGACTAAAGATGGAGCACGACTTAAG GTTCGCGATTCCGTGCCCTTGGTTTTGTATTCAAACGGCATTCTTATGTTTGGAGGACCTTTCAGGCCATATTCAGATCCAGTTACTCAG CAATGTATGCAAGATATAATGGACGGATATTTTCCAAGTGAGTTACAGACCAGATATCCCGGTGGAGTTCCTTTTGAG GTACAGGACAAAAGAGATGTTGTGTTTGAAGACAGAAGGACAGCACTTCTGTTTCCTGGAACAGGGAAGTCATTGGCTGGTGAGGAAAATGCCAAAAGCCACCGAGTCGAGGGTCATACACCAG gaCAAAAGCAACAGTCCGTGGATCAATTTTTGTCGCGGCTTCCTCAGTCTGTTATCAAAGATGGTAAAATAATTGACGTGAGATCAGGAGTGGAAAATGTTATCAAG GGTGGAGAAAGACAATCAGATATCCAAGTTCTAGACACTCCTGTGCTTCAAGAGATAAAATTAAG AGGTGCTGAGACTACAAGACCTCAATCAGCCGGTAAAACGCAGGTTTCTACTTTGAGGATCAAATCAGAGACAGGAGAAATG ACATATATCCTGAAGATGAAGTTTACAGATTGTATACGAGATGTTAGAAGTCACATTGATGCTGCAAG gcCGAAAGATGCTCCACCCTACGAAATAAAAACGTCTTTTCCTAACAGAGTTTACGATGATCCTAACGCAACTTTACAAGAATGTGGTTTAGTGCCCAATGCAACTCTTCACCTTCTTGTCAAGAAAGTTTGA
- the LOC131791385 gene encoding quinone oxidoreductase PIG3-like encodes MRSLKFLVVVLCDLFLATNIVYGNPKMKAVLFTPGGAENLHIGTAPKPTAEKTRVLIRVEYTALNRADTLQRRGLYPPPAGESDILGLEVSGVIEEVGEECVRKWKKGDKVMSLLGGGGYAEYVAVEEVLVMPAPDSLEFSDAAAIPEAWLTAYQLLHFLGRVRSGDVVLIHAGGSGVGTALVQLSLVAGAQPYVTAGSEEKIKMAESLGAKGGFNYKTGDFSYWIESVTGGKGADVILDCVGSSFWEQNIRSLALDGRWVLYGLLGGGNVSGNLLRDLLKKRGSLIATTLRSRSLEYKAELVQAFTKTIVPLFATGKMKTIVDSVFTMDQIQLAHMKMESNQNIGKIVIKIATPQVDENVTINKSEL; translated from the exons ATGAGATCACTGAAATTTCTTGTAGTTGTACTATGCGATTTATTTCTAGCCACCAACATCGTTTATGGGAATCCTAAAATGAAAGCTGTTCTATTTACACCCGGTGGCGCAGAGAACCTACATATCGGCACAGCTCCAAAGCCAACAGCCGAAAAGACACGAGTGTTGATCCGCGTGGAATACACTGCATTGAATCGGGCAGACACTCTCCAAAGGCGAGGACTCTACCCTCCCCCTGCTGGGGAATCGGACATTCTTGGACTTGAGGTGTCTGGTGTGATAGAAGAAGTGGGAGAGGAATGTGTTAGGAAATGGAA GAAAGGCGACAAAGTTATGTCTTTATTGGGAG GAGGAGGGTATGCAGAATATGTTGCTGTTGAAGAGGTCCTTGTCATGCCTGCACCTGATTCTCTTGAATTTTCTGATGCTGCAGCCATTCCTGAAGCATGGCTAACAGCATATCAACTTCTGCACTTTCTTGGGAGAGTTAGAAGTGGTGATGTGGTGCTTATCCATGCTGGTGGCAGTGGTGTTGGAACAGCACTGGTACAACTGTCATTAGTGGCTGGAGCACAGCCATATGTGACTGCAGGCTCAGAGGAAAAGATCAAAATGGCAGAGTCACTTGGAGCCAAGGGAGGCTTCAATTATAAGACAGGAGATTTTTCCTACTGGATAGAAAGTGTGACAGGAG GAAAAGGGGCAGATGTAATCCTCGACTGTGTTGGTAGTTCCTTCTGGGAGCAAAACATTAGGAGCCTTGCTCTTGATGGTCGTTGGGTACTGTATGGTTTGTTAGGAGGAGGAAATGTGAGTGGGAACTTACTTAGagatttgttaaaaaagagagGATCACTCATAGCCACAACACTGAGAAGTAGATCTCTTGAG TACAAGGCAGAATTAGTGCAAGCATTTACAAAAACCATTGTTCCACTATTTGCCACTGGTAAAATGAAGACCATTGTGGACTCAGTGTTTACAATGGATCAGATTCAACTTGCTCACATGAAGATGGAGTCCAACCAAAACATTGGAAAAATAGTTATTAAGATAGCTACACCTCAAGTAGATGAAAATGTCACAATAAACAAATCTGAACTCTGA
- the LOC131792027 gene encoding G-protein-signaling modulator 2-like, producing the protein MAEKKSDLLEQRKQDLVNAKLDGDAREEMFAYKNLGEAYNEVDDTKKAIENFIHSLRIAQQERDRAYEGEVSWDLGDAYYALSDYKQAVEHHNKYLVISKELGDLGGEGNANRDLGKCYYELRDYKQAVEHHNKYLVISKELGDRGGEARANHHLGKCYDALCDYKQAVEHHNKYLVISKELGDRDGEGHANHHLGHFYDKFSDYKQAIEHYNKYLVISKELGDRVGEGKANLHLGHCYRVLSDYNQAIWCAEQSVIIAKNTGDKVAEGKAKNFLGKTYRFYVNDYEKATENFMQQLDIAKDVGDRDGEQDAYSNLGLVHNILALLKKRR; encoded by the exons ATGGCAGAAAAAAAGTCTGACCTACTAGAGCAACGAAAGCAAGATCTCGTCAATGCGAAACTCGATGGCGACGCAAGGGAAGAAATGTTCGCTTACAAAAATCTTGGCGAAGCGTACAACGAGGTTGATGATACTAAAAAAGCGATAGAAAACTTTATACACAGTTTAAGGATTGCCCAACAAGAACGCGACAGAGCTTACGAAGGCGAAGTCTCGTGGGATCTTGGAGATGCTTACTATGCACTCAGTGATTATAAACAAGCCGTAGAACACCACAACAAGTACCTTGTTATCTCCAAAGAACTAGGAGACCTAGGTGGAGAGGGAAATGCAAACCGCGACCTTGGCAAATGCTATTATGAACTCCGTGATTATAAACAAGCCGTAGAACACCACAATAAGTACCTTGTTATCTCCAAAGAACTAGGAGACCGAGGTGGAGAGGCACGTGCAAACCACCACCTTGGCAAATGCTATGATGCACTCTGTGATTATAAACAAGCCGTTGAACACCACAACAAGTACCTTGTTATCTCTAAAGAACTAGGAGACCGAGATGGAGAGGGACATGCAAACCACCACCTTGGCCATTTCTATGATAAATTCAGTGATTATAAACAAGCCATCGAACACTACAACAAGTACCTTGTTATCTCAAAAGAACTTGGGGACAGAGTGGGAGAGGGAAAGGCAAACCTTCACCTTGGACATTGTTATCGCGTCCTCAGTGATTATAATCAAGCCATATGGTGCGCGGAGCAAAGTGTGATCATTGCCAAAAATACTGGGGATAAAGTTGCGGAAGGAAAAGCTAAAAACTTCTTGGGCAAAACTTATCGATTTTATGTCAACGATTATGAAAAAGCAACAGAGAACTTCATGCAACAACTCGACATCGCCAAAGACGTAGGGGACCGCGATGGTGAACAAGACGCTTACAGCAACCTTGGGTTGGTTCATAACATCCTTG CATTGCTGAAGAAGAGGAGGTAG
- the LOC131792182 gene encoding tetratricopeptide repeat protein 28-like, with translation MKSLAFAKEKGNKCGERVANYILGRTMESFNLPHEALDHYRSALKLVNDARDIIKAEDAHKICIRNARQIEYDALSRTLLKLSNFGEALCVVDQGRAQILLDYMKQKYQMEFPPPRTSEPNVAPLVSTQTVFISLVKETINVWLVSNGNDVQFRRKEAKHDYKFGNDPCPCCLKCLKKAAFKENEFAARVFCEDRSMDALRPDLLEQDEDSCHETSALLSEDRFRLDVPREESPLDKETCHEMLKSPQSQRNSLRLLYDTVIGPIANELKGDELLIVPDGLLGLVPFAAFVDKDSKYLSETFKIRIAPSLTTLKLIKDCPENYHCKSGALLVGNPCFEEITDLLGLPLFQPLPHAEKEVQMIGEIINATPLVGKEATKDEVLKRIASVALVHIATHGSAETGYIFLAPNPSRKYRKPEKEDYLLKMSDIKALKLRARLVVLSFSHSGRGKVSAEGVVGLAWALLASGARSVLASLWAIGDEATMEFMKIFYKHLRDGNNASAALHKAMKCLRESEEFSAPKNWAPFVIIGDDVTLEFDEDIEQC, from the coding sequence ATGAAAAGTCTTGCctttgcaaaagaaaaaggaaacaaatgtGGCGAGAGAGTGGCGAATTATATCCTTGGCCGTACTATGGAAAGCTTCAATCTCCCACATGAAGCCTTGGATCATTATCGGTCCGCTTTAAAGCTCGTAAATGATGCGAGGGACATTATCAAGGCTGAAGATGCTCACAAAATATGCATACGAAATGCTCGTCAGATTGAGTACGATGCCCTGAGCAGAACTTTGCTGAAACTTTCAAACTTTGGCGAGGCTTTGTGTGTTGTTGATCAAGGAAGAGCACAGATCTTACTAGATTACATGAAGCAAAAATATCAGATGGAATTTCCTCCGCCCAGGACATCAGAACCTAACGTAGCACCTTTGGTTTCCACACAAACAGTTTTCATTTCACTTGTAAAAGAGACGATTAATGTATGGCTGGTCAGTAACGGGAACGATGTTCAATTTCGACGAAAGGAGGCAAAACACGATTACAAGTTCGGGAATGATCCCTGTCCCTGctgtttaaaatgtttgaaaaaagcAGCTTTCAAAGAGAATGAGTTTGCCGCTCGAGTTTTCTGCGAGGATCGTTCTATGGATGCATTGAGGCCGGATCTGTTGGAGCAAGACGAAGACTCTTGTCATGAAACGTCGGCGTTACTGTCAGAGGACCGCTTTCGTCTGGATGTACCCAGAGAGGAATCGCCACTGGACAAAGAAACTTGTCACGAAATGTTGAAGTCACCACAAAGTCAGAGGAATTCCTTGCGACTGTTGTATGATACTGTTATTGGTCCCATCGCAAACGAGTTGAAAGGCGATGAATTACTCATTGTTCCCGATGGTCTACTAGGTCTGGTTCCCTTTGCTGCCTTCGTCGATAAAGATTCCAAGTACCTCAGTGAAACGTTTAAGATTCGCATCGCTCCGTCGCTGACCACTTTGAAACTAATCAAAGATTGTCCTGAAAACTACCATTGTAAGAGTGGTGCGCTGCTTGTGGGTAATCCATGTTTCGAGGAGATAACAGATCTCCTTGGATTACCTTTGTTTCAGCCATTGCCTCACGCTGAAAAGGAAGTGCAAATGATTGGAGAAATCATCAACGCCACACCACTCGTCGGAAAGGAAGCGACTAAAGACGAAGTACTGAAACGTATTGCTTCTGTCGCTTTGGTCCACATCGCCACGCATGGAAGCGCGGAGACAGGTTACATTTTTTTGGCCCCAAATCCTTCAAGGAAGTACCGGAAACCGGAGAAGGAAGACTACCTGCTGAAAATGTCAGATATCAAAGCTCTGAAGCTTCGAGCAAGACTTGTCGTGCTTAGCTTTAGTCACAGTGGTCGAGGGAAAGTTTCTGCCGAAGGCGTGGTTGGTTTGGCATGGGCTCTCTTGGCTTCTGGTGCCCGCTCTGTTCTGGCGTCACTCTGGGCAATTGGTGACGAGGCCACAATGGAGTTCATGAAAATATTCTATAAACATCTCAGGGATGGCAACAATGCTAGTGCGGCTCTCCATAAAGCTATGAAATGCCTGAGAGAATCCGAGGAGTTTAGTGCTCCAAAGAACTGGGCTCCATTTGTGATCATTGGTGATGACGTTACGCTTGAATTTGACGAAGACATCGAACAATGCTAA
- the LOC131792129 gene encoding LOW QUALITY PROTEIN: protein sel-1 homolog 1-like (The sequence of the model RefSeq protein was modified relative to this genomic sequence to represent the inferred CDS: deleted 2 bases in 1 codon): LLTYYRRVSNKVAEDVSLTGGAATQRIRLIDEEEQGGSSSVLDEDLIQYYQFLADKGDVQAQVGLGQLHYQGGRGVEMDHARAFRYLQQAADAGNSNAMAYLGKMYSEGSTVVKQDNETAFQWFKKAADAGNAIGQSGLGLMYMFGKGVKKDYEKAFQYFKLAAEQGWVDGHLQMRTLYYHGLGVRHDYKMAIKFFNLASQTGHVLAFYNLAVMHASGTGVLRSCNTATELFKNVAERGRIAQMLMEAHEAFLRAGNIDTALLKYALLAELGYEVAQSNVAYIIDHGLTSVILENETFPRALLYWTRAASQGNTAARVKVGDYHYYGYGTDIDYETAAFHDRLASEQQHNAQAMFNLGYIHERGLGMRLDIHLAKRFYDMAAQTSPDAQAPVSLALLKLGVFFTWEWIQENYGSLNLSKFTNLQILLLLRRRQ, translated from the exons TTACTGACTTATTACCGTAGAGTGTCCAACAAAG TTGCAGAGGATGTCTCCTTAACTGGTGGAGCTGCCACTCAAAGAATACGGCTTATAGATGAAGAAGAACAG GGTGGAAGCAGCTCAGTGCTAGATGAAGACCTCATTCAGTATTACCAGTTTCTTGCTGATAAAGGGGATGTACAGGCTCAG GTTGGCCTTGGTCAGTTACATTACCAAGGAGGGCGCGGAGTTGAAATGGATCATGCA AGAGCCTTCAGATACCTCCAGCAAGCTGCTGATGCAGGAAATTCAAATGCCATGGCCTACTTGGGAAAG ATGTACTCAGAAGGAAGTACTGTTGTCAAGCAAGACAATGAGACAGCTTTCCAGTGGTTCAAAAAAGCTGCAGATGCT GGTAATGCTATTGGCCAAAGTGGCTTGGGTTTGATGTACATGTTTGGGAAAGGGGTGAAGAAG GACTATGAGAAAGCCTTCCAATACTTCAAACTGGCTGCTGAGCAAGGTTGGGTTGATGGACATCTCCAGATGAGAACACTGTATTACC ATGGACTTGGTGTGAGGCACGACTATAAGATGGCCATCAAGTTCTTTAATTTAGCATCACAGACTG GTCATGTCCTGGCATTTTACAATCTTGCTGTCATGCACGCATCTGGAACAGGAGTCTTGAGATCTTGTAACACTGCAACAGAG CTTTTCAAGAATGTTGCAGAGCGTGGAAGGATAGCACAGATGTTAATGGAAGCACATGAGGCATTTTTA CGAGCTGGTAATATAGATACTGCCTTGCTGAAGTATGCTTTGCTCGCAGAACTGGGATATGAAGTTGCACAAAGCAATGTAGCCTACATTATTGATCAtg GTTTGACTTCAGTGATACTTGAGAATGAAACATTTCCCCGAGCCCTGCTGTACTGGACAAGAGCAGCCTCTCAAG GAAACACTGCAGCAAGAGTGAAAGTTGGTGATTATCATTACTATGGATATGGAACAGATATTGACTATGAAACAGCAGCATTCCATGACAGATTGGCTTCCGAGCAGCAGCACAACGCACAGGCAATGTTTAATTTGGGCTACATACACGAGAGGGGACTGGGTATGAGACTG gaCATTCATCTTGCCAAAAGGTTTTATGACATGGCAGCTCAGACCAGCCCTGATGCCCAGGCTCCTGTCTCTCTTGCTCTGCTAAAGCTAGGCGTGTTTTTTACTTGGGAGTGGATTCAAGAG aattACGGATCATTGAACTTGTCAAAGTTTACCAATTTACAAATTCTTCTTCTACTTCGAAGGAGACAATAA
- the LOC131791449 gene encoding quinone oxidoreductase PIG3-like, whose protein sequence is MKAVLYKTGGVENLYLGTAPKPTAGKTQVLIRVEYTALNRADTLQRRGLYPSPSLPPGQPDILGLEVSGVIEEVGGECAGTWKQGDKVMALLPGGGYAEYVAVEEVLVMPAPDSLELSDAAAIPEAWLTAYQLLHFLGRVESGDVVLIHAGGSGVGTALVQLSLVAGAQPYVTAGSEEKIKMAESLGAKGGFNYKTGDFSNWIESVTGGKGVNVILDCVGSSFWEKNIKVLAVDGRWVLYGTLGGGNVEGNLLGGLLKKRGSLIATTLKHRPLEYKAKLIRAFTENSVPLFAAGKLKTIVDSVLPMDQIQLAHEKMESNKNIGKIVVQIAAP, encoded by the exons ATGAAAGCAGTTCTTTATAAAACCGGTGGCGTTGAGAACCTTTATCTCGGTACAGCCCCGAAGCCGACGGCCGGAAAAACTCAAGTGCTAATCCGCGTGGAATACACAGCGCTGAATCGAGCGGACACTCTGCAACGACGAGGACTCTATCCCTCTCCTTCTCTACCTCCTGGGCAACCCGACATTCTGGGGCTTGAGGTATCTGGTGTGATCGAAGAGGTCGGTGGCGAATGTGCTGGGACATGGAA gCAAGGTGACAAGGTTATGGCTTTGTTACCAG GAGGGGGGTATGCAGAATATGTTGCTGTTGAAGAGGTCCTTGTCATGCCTGCACCTGATTCTCTTGAACTTTCTGATGCGGCAGCCATTCCTGAAGCATGGCTAACAGCATATCAGCTCCTGCACTTTCTCGGGCGAGTTGAGAGTGGTGATGTAGTGCTTATTCATGCTGGTGGCAGTGGTGTTGGAACAGCACTGGTGCAGCTGTCACTAGTGGCTGGAGCACAGCCATATGTGACTGCAGGCTCAGAGGAAAAGATCAAAATGGCAGAGTCACTTGGAGCCAAGGGAGGCTTTAACTATAAGACAGGAGATTTTTCCAACTGGATAGAAAGTGTTACCGGAG GAAAAGGAGTGAATGTGATTTTAGACTGCGTTGGTAGCTCTTTCTGGGAAAAGAATATCAAAGTCCTTGCTGTTGATGGTCGTTGGGTGTTGTATGGTACACTGGGCGGAGGAAATGTAGAGGGTAATCTTCTTGGAGGTCTGCTCAAAAAGAGAGGTTCTCTGATAGCCACAACCCTAAAGCATAGACCTCTTGAG TACAAAGCTAAATTGATACGAGCGTTTACGGAAAACAGTGTTCCTTTATTCGCCGCTGGAAAGCTGAAGACCATCGTGGACTCAGTCCTTCCCATGGATCAGATACAGCTTGCTCACGAGAAGATGGAGTCCAacaaaaatattggaaaaataGTTGTTCAAATAGCAGCACCTTGA
- the LOC131791401 gene encoding pseudouridylate synthase 7 homolog encodes MKANIGQGKDSSIEEASEDDPDILRNTCASEKDVGILEFVSNLPGFHGVLKQRYTDFIVRERDLLGNLVRLSDTSLPRKEKNKDFGLDVLSEEEKEKIQQVIDDKEKKTLATLSPDDDKDHRRLVHRTIRENFAFLDSDTVDVGNQKAVRVFHKRDSSGRQRNSRWPSEIENYCWFVLYKENKDTMDAINLLSKLLRIKAGIFGYAGTKDRRAVTTQQVSVYRVRAEQLQELNSSLRNLCLGNFQYCKEPLKLGSLSGNHFIITLRNVVGDHREIEESLKSLKINGFINYFGLQRFGTTSVPTHKIGCALLLSNWSEAIDLLLNPRSGESDDLIAARQHWKDTHDAKETLKKLPKRKGIESDLLLGLVRHGPSGLVKALQSISRNTRLMYVHAYQSYVWNYVASKRIKEHGMKPIIGDLVVASKSTASCSLDTGTSGPQDTVEFISEPSRTSVTVLTRDLLETGQFTIHDVVLPLPGYDVVYPDNSLKDEYRKIMASDGLDIDNMRHKVKDYALSGAYRKLLVKPSLMSWRWLRYNDVKQPLVVTDKEALSGALEPESVPDGKYWALQLEFTLPTSTYATMALREVLRSDTSSAYQSTLNQE; translated from the exons ATGAAGGCAAATATAGGGCAAGGGAAAGATTCATCGATTGAGGAAGCATCTGAAGATGACCCTGATATCTTAAGAAATACTTGTGCTTCGGAAAAGGACGTAGGAATTTTAGAATTCGTGTCCAACTTACCCGGATTTCACGGAGTCCTGAAACAGAGATACACGGATTTCATCGTCAGAGAGAGGGACCTTCTGGGAAATCTTGTGCGACTATCAGATACATCTTTACCTcggaaagaaaagaacaaagactTTGGACTTGATGTTTTAagtgaagaagagaaagagaaaattcagcAAGTTATTGATGATAAGGAGAAGAAAACCCTTGCGACTTTATCTCCTGATGACGACAAAGACCATAGAAGATTGGTTCACAGAACCATTAGAGAAAACTTTGCTTTTTTAG ATAGCGACACAGTTGATGTGGGAAACCAAAAGGCGGTCAGAGTATTTCATAAGCGTGATTCTAGTGGCAGGCAAAGAAACAGCCGATGGCCATCAGAAATTGAGAATTATTGCTGGTTTGttctttacaaagaaaacaaagacaccATGGATGCAATCAATTTGTTGAGCAAACTTCTCAGAATCAAGGCAGGAATTTTTGGTTACGCTGGAACCAAAGATCGTAGGGCAGTTACCACCCAGCAGGTGTCTGTGTACAGAGTCAGGGCTGAACAGTTGCAGGAATTAAACTCAAGTCTTCGCAACTTGTGTCTTGGCAACTTCCAGTATTGCAAAGAGCCTCTTAAACTTGGCTCTTTATCAGGGAATCATTTTATTATCACTCTCAGGAATGTTGTTGGGGATCACAGAGAGATAGAAGAAAGTCTAAAATCACTTAAAATCAATGGTTTTATAAATTACTTTGGATTGCAAAGATTTGGAACAACCTCAGTCCCAACACATAAAATAG GCTGTGCATTGCTTCTCAGTAACTGGTCTGAGGCCATTGATCTTCTTCTTAATCCACGTTCTGGTGAGTCCGATGACCTCATAGCTGCTCGACAACACTGGAAAGACACCCATGATGCTAAGGAGACTCTGAAAAAACTTCCCAAAAGAAAGGGTATTGAGAGTGATCTTTTACTTGGCCTTGTGAGGCATGGACCTTCAGGTTTGGTGAAAGCCTTGCAGTCTATCTCCAGGAACACTAGACTCATGTATGTCCATGCATATCAAAGCTATGTATGGAACTACGTAGCATCAAAGCGCATTAAG GAACACGGAATGAAGCCAATCATTGGCGACCTGGTTGTGGCTTCAAAATCAACGGCATCATGTTCTTTAGACACAG GCACTTCAGGGCCGCAAGACACCGTTGAATTTATTTCCGAGCCAAGCAGGACATCGGTTACCGTTCTTACCAGGGATTTGCTGGAAACAGGTCAGTTCACAATCCATGACGTTGTTCTTCCACTTCCTGGATACGACGTTGTTTACCCTGACAACAGCTTGAAAGATGAGTACAGAAAAATAATGGCCAGCGATGGACTGGACATTGACAACATGAGGCATAAAGTGAAGGATTACGCTCTGTCAGGCGCTTATCG GAAATTACTCGTCAAGCCGAGCCTAATGAGCTGGCGCTGGTTGCGTTACAATGACGTCAAACAACCGTTGGTTGTAACCGACAAGGAAGCTCTTTCTGGTGCCCTGGAGCCTGAGTCAGTTCCAGACGGAAAGTACTGGGCGCTGCAATTGGAATTTACACTACCTACCTCAACTTACGCTACAATGGCCTTGCGTGAAGTTCTGAGGAGTGATACGTCATCTGCTTATCAGTCTACTCTTAACCAGGAATGA